The following proteins are encoded in a genomic region of Stegostoma tigrinum isolate sSteTig4 chromosome 2, sSteTig4.hap1, whole genome shotgun sequence:
- the sec61g gene encoding protein transport protein Sec61 subunit gamma, translating to MDQVMQFVEPSRQFVKDSIRLVKRCTKPDRKEFQKIAMATAIGFAIMGFIGFFVKLIHIPINNIIVGG from the exons ATGGATCAAGTAATGCAGTTTGTGGAGCCCAGTCGTCAATTTGTAAAGGATTCAATCAGACTTGTGAAAAGATGTACAAAACCAGACAGAAAAG AATTTCAGAAGATTGCCATGGCAACAGCAATTGGATTTGCCATCATGGGATTCATCGGTTTCTTTGTAAAGCTCATCCACATCCCTATTAATAACATTATTGT